The following proteins are encoded in a genomic region of Triticum dicoccoides isolate Atlit2015 ecotype Zavitan chromosome 1B, WEW_v2.0, whole genome shotgun sequence:
- the LOC119314353 gene encoding two-component response regulator ORR42-like yields the protein MASSLKALLVEDIKVDSMVLSFMLRRFHCEVTLVKNGKEAVDMFLEGNKFDIVLCDKDMPIMTGPEAVMKIRAMGATDVKIVGVSADDNAMEAFMSAGADDFVPKPMTLEVLGPMIQEVIDRKTN from the exons ATGGCATCATCCCTCAAGGCACTGCTTGTTGAGGATATTAAGGTTGACAGCATGGTTCTCTCCTTCATGCTACGCAGATTTCACTGTGAGGTCACCCTGGTTAAGAATGGGAAAGAAGCTGTCGATATGTTCCTTGAGGGTAACAAGTTCGACATTGTTCTGTGTGACAAGGACATGCCCATAATGACCGGTCCTGAG GCAGTCATGAAGATCCGTGCTATGGGAGCCACCGATGTGAAGATCGTCGGGGTGTCCGCTGATGATAACGCCATGGAGGCGTTCATGAGTGCCGGTGCTGATGACTTTGTACCCAAACCAATGACGCTTGAGGTCCTCGGGCCTATGATTCAGGAGGTCATCGACAGGAAAACTAATTAG